Proteins from a single region of Desulfolutivibrio sulfoxidireducens:
- the pal gene encoding peptidoglycan-associated lipoprotein Pal, whose protein sequence is MRGRILSLFLVVLMVSALGVGCAKKGAGPGDGTDASWEEQERQRLEKERQLREMLGQANTELSQMVYFAFDSSSLTPEARQVLTRKVEVLRKYPQVKLVIEGHCDERGTAEYNLALGERRAQASAQYLVNLGVEAGRISTVSYGKERPLDPGHGESAWAKNRRDEFRGTL, encoded by the coding sequence ATGAGAGGAAGGATTCTGAGTCTGTTTTTGGTGGTGCTGATGGTTTCCGCGCTTGGTGTCGGGTGCGCCAAGAAGGGCGCCGGTCCCGGCGACGGTACGGATGCCAGTTGGGAGGAGCAGGAAAGGCAGCGCCTGGAAAAGGAGCGTCAACTGCGCGAGATGCTCGGCCAGGCCAACACCGAACTGTCCCAGATGGTCTATTTCGCCTTCGACAGCTCGTCCTTGACCCCTGAGGCCAGGCAGGTCCTGACCCGCAAGGTCGAGGTGCTGCGCAAGTACCCGCAGGTCAAGCTGGTTATCGAAGGGCATTGCGACGAGCGCGGTACCGCCGAGTACAACCTGGCCCTGGGCGAGCGTCGTGCCCAGGCTTCCGCCCAGTACCTGGTCAATCTGGGTGTCGAGGCTGGCCGTATTTCCACTGTGAGCTACGGCAAGGAACGTCCCCTGGATCCGGGTCACGGCGAATCCGCCTGGGCCAAGAACCGTCGCGACGAGTTTCGCGGAACGCTGTAG